One genomic window of Quercus lobata isolate SW786 chromosome 9, ValleyOak3.0 Primary Assembly, whole genome shotgun sequence includes the following:
- the LOC115961968 gene encoding uncharacterized protein LOC115961968 → MEDILYDWKKLSLTDEEDVKLSLSKSKNLRSKEYVLAAKFLTKRALNVEAIGRTFKPLWRAKKDFKVREAGDHLLLFVFELKSDAERVLANEPWTFDKHAVLLQRFDGSIPSRYLRFTKLKFWVQIHGLPMCLLDSEMAIELGETLGQVSPCENLSELVGREFLRVHVEIDISKPLCRGRRITLDAEEEIWVSFKYEKLPNFCNWCGMISHDGKDCETWLARKDSANIEPYEYGPWLRAAPYNPGRTPFIVVASLGDGLGGATKHSQPATTEKPSATTAKTRGENLE, encoded by the coding sequence ATGGAAGATATACTTTACGACTGGAAGAAACTTTCATTGACAGACGAGGAAGATGTGAAGCTTAGTCTATCGAAATCCAAAAACTTACGAAGCAAGGAGTATGTTTTGGCTGCCAAGTTCCTTACCAAGAGAGCCCTTAATGTGGAAGCAATAGGCCGCACGTTTAAACCTCTGTGGAGAGCCAAAAAGGACTTCAAGGTGCGCGAAGCGGGCGACCATCTACTCTTGTTCGTATTTGAACTCAAATCTGATGCAGAACGGGTCCTTGCTAATGAACCATGGACGTTTGATAAACATGCTGTCTTGTTACAGAGATTTGATGGGTCTATACCGTCAAGGTACTTGAGGTTCACCAAACTGAAATTTTGGGTGCAAATACATGGTTTGCCGATGTGTTTACTGGACTCTGAGATGGCAATTGAGTTGGGAGAAACACTTGGACAAGTATCTCCGTGTGAGAATCTCAGCGAGTTGGTGGGAAGGGAGTTTTTACGTGTCCATGTAGAAATTGATATCTCAAAGCCTCTCTGCCGGGGTCGACGGATTACACTGGACGCAGAGGAAGAAATCTGGGTTTCTTTTAAATATGAGAAACTACCCAATTTCTGTAACTGGTGTGGTATGATTTCTCATGATGGAAAAGATTGCGAGACCTGGTTAGCAAGGAAGGATTCAGCAAACATAGAACCTTATGAATATGGACCATGGCTAAGAGCTGCACCATATAACCCGGGAAGAACTCCATTCATCGTGGTTGCTAGTTTGGGCGATGGTCTGGGAGGCGCTACAAAACACTCTCAACCTGCAACCACCGAGAAGCCATCTGCGACGACGGCTAAGACAAGAGGAGAAAATCTGGAATGA